In Macaca fascicularis isolate 582-1 chromosome 15, T2T-MFA8v1.1, one genomic interval encodes:
- the MED22 gene encoding mediator of RNA polymerase II transcription subunit 22 isoform X1 — protein sequence MAQQRALPQSKETLLQSYNKRLKDDIKSIMDNFTEIIKTAKIEDETQVSRATQGEQDNYEMHVRAANIVRAGESLMKLVSDLKQFLILNDFPSVNEAIDQRNQQLRALQEECDRKLITLRDEISIDLYELEEEYYSSSSSLCEANDLPLCEAYGRLDLDTDSADGLSAPLLASPEPSAGPLQVAAPAHSHAGGPGPTEHA from the exons ATGGCCCAGCAGAGAGCCCTGCCCCAGAGCAAGGAGACGCTGCTGCAGTCCTACAACAAGCGGCTGAAGGATGACATTAAGTCCATCATGGATAACTTCACCGAGATCATCAAGACCgccaag ATTGAGGATGAGACGCAGGTGTCACGGGCCACTCAGGGTGAACAGGACAATTACGAGATGCACGTGCGAGCCGCCAACATT GTCCGAGCCGGTGAGTCCCTGATGAAGCTGGTGTCCGACCTCAAGCAGTTCCTGATCCTCAACGACTTCCCCTCAGTGAATGAGGCCATCGACCAGCGCAATCAGCAGCTGCGCGCGCTGCAGGAGGAGTGTGACCGGAAGCTCATCACGCTGCGAGACGAGATCTCCATCGACCTCTATGAGCTGGAGGAGGAGTATTACTCGTCCAG CTCAAGCCTTTGCGAAGCTAATGACCTGCCTCTGTGCGAAGCTTACGGGAGGCTGGACCTCGACACAGACTCTGCTGATGGCCTCTCGGCCCCTCTGCTGGCGTCCCCGGAGCCCAGTGCTGGCCCCCTACAGGTGGCAGCCCCTGCCCACTCTCATGCTGGTGGCCCTGGCCCCACTGAGCATGCCTGA
- the MED22 gene encoding mediator of RNA polymerase II transcription subunit 22 isoform X2 produces the protein MAQQRALPQSKETLLQSYNKRLKDDIKSIMDNFTEIIKTAKVRAGESLMKLVSDLKQFLILNDFPSVNEAIDQRNQQLRALQEECDRKLITLRDEISIDLYELEEEYYSSSSSLCEANDLPLCEAYGRLDLDTDSADGLSAPLLASPEPSAGPLQVAAPAHSHAGGPGPTEHA, from the exons ATGGCCCAGCAGAGAGCCCTGCCCCAGAGCAAGGAGACGCTGCTGCAGTCCTACAACAAGCGGCTGAAGGATGACATTAAGTCCATCATGGATAACTTCACCGAGATCATCAAGACCgccaag GTCCGAGCCGGTGAGTCCCTGATGAAGCTGGTGTCCGACCTCAAGCAGTTCCTGATCCTCAACGACTTCCCCTCAGTGAATGAGGCCATCGACCAGCGCAATCAGCAGCTGCGCGCGCTGCAGGAGGAGTGTGACCGGAAGCTCATCACGCTGCGAGACGAGATCTCCATCGACCTCTATGAGCTGGAGGAGGAGTATTACTCGTCCAG CTCAAGCCTTTGCGAAGCTAATGACCTGCCTCTGTGCGAAGCTTACGGGAGGCTGGACCTCGACACAGACTCTGCTGATGGCCTCTCGGCCCCTCTGCTGGCGTCCCCGGAGCCCAGTGCTGGCCCCCTACAGGTGGCAGCCCCTGCCCACTCTCATGCTGGTGGCCCTGGCCCCACTGAGCATGCCTGA